The sequence TACCTAATCCCAATCATCTGCGTTGTCTAGAAATCCACTCTAAAACTAGTGTTTGGTATTACTAACACACTAATGGTAAACTATCCTTCTTAACCATCTTACAATGTGCCTTAGTGATGATGCCAAAATACACCACTCACTAGTAAACAAATTAATCATACTAGTCTGTACAATTCACTCCACAGACATTCAGTAAGCAAAACGAACAATAATGTCGCACGAAGAATATGcaattaaaaaaatgtaaaatcggtCCCTGTATAAATAAACACTTGTCCGCGCTATTAACGGGCTGGGGGCGGCCACCTCCCCCCTTCAAGAAAGCTATGAGCCGCATGGAAATAAAAAGGTATATAGCAGCGCACAAGAAAAATCCATCCTCTGCTCTCCTAATCAGCCATAATCCATTTCTCAATTAATTGCATAAATCCTCATAAGTAACAgtgtaaagttgggtgcatagacgctacagctgcgcgttgttggggtgctcatctctgttgcattggcccttcattgagaaaaaaataataatgagaattaGAGCCATTGATTCTATGGCACGCACATAGAACTGTGTCAGGGAGCGGAGTTTTAGTCATAGTCGACAACATAACTGCCATACACCAGATGACTCTGCACTCATGGATGCCTCAGGGTGCAGTGCCCAGCTtcacgagggaaaaaaatacggATCTCTGAGGCGGTGGTGCTGATACTCTGGCAACTATATATATTCACCATTTTATTATAGTGATATGAAACGGCTGTGATTCGAGGTCAAGACACAATTAGCATGGAAGAAAATTAATTTCCTCTCTGTTATGTTTACAAAGAAGTTCCAAAGAGTCGCATAAAGTCGGGACCGTTTCCTGTGAGATAACGTAAACACCAAAAGCTATGATTCGAGGCCAAGACGTAATAAGAATGGAAGACGAATTTCCTCTCCGCCATGGTTACAAAGGAGTTCCATAAAGTTGCATACAGCCGAGTCGGTTTCCTGTTAAATAGCATAAACACCGCAAGATATGATTCGAGGCCAAGACGTCATGAAAATGGAAGATCAATTTCCGTTCCGTCATGGTTACACAAGCATTCAACGTCACATAAAGCCGAGTCTGTTTCCTACGCGATAGtagacacacaacacaacacgattCAAGGACAAGACGCAATAAACACGAGAGGAAACGAGGGGGCGGTGTGGTGGGAGGTGGCACGTAGCGGATCATGTGACAAGTGTGGAGTCGTAAAACAGAGCGACcaggaaagagagtgggagacgcTGATCCACGCGTAATACAGGAGTGACGCCAGCAGACGCCACTCTGCGTCATGCCTCCGTTACACAAAGCCTGGCTATAAGGAAGGCGTGGAGGTACTCGACTGCCACACAACTCACGATACAGCTGAGGACTCACGGCTGTACCCTCCTCGCTCCGGGAACCTCGATCTCGGTCTGCCACTACGAATACACGAAGACAGTACTTGGCCTTCCTCACCCTCGGTCCTCGTCACACACACAGCACGCAGACCGGTGGGAGCAAGGCCACGCTACGCCACCCGGAGCTCTCTGTATACTTTCGAAGTTTTTTCACGATGGTCAACACCAAAGTGCAAGGTGGGTCAAGGTGACATTTGTAACTTGCCAGTATCGTCATCACAACATCGCTCCCCGTGCCAAGCTgtgtcaaaagagagagagagagagagagagagagagagagagagagagagagagagagagagagagagagagagagagagagagagagagagagagagagagagagagatctgatagTCAGAAAAAGACCCTCCGATGAAATAGGACTTCctttcaaatacacacacacacacacacacacacacacacacacacacacattactctgTCTATATCACTGTAACAAAATAACCGTGTGATTACTTGAACCTGAAGGTGTTGTTCCTCTTGATTACCTGAGCCTGAGAGTGTTGTTCCGCAGGGCACCACCGCGGGCACCAGGGCCACCACACGCTCAACAAGCAGCTGCTGTGTGCCGTCTGCTGCCAGGCATACAATGCTGGTCAGAGGGACCCCGTGGAGCTGCCCCGCTGCGGCCACACCTTCTGCCGCCTGTGTCTCTTCCACCTACAAGGCCGACAGCAAAATTTCCCTTGTCCCCTCTGCCGCACCCAGCACTGCGGCCCGCCTGTTGAGCGGATGCCCGTCAACTTCCTCGCCATTAGCCTCCTGGAGACGATGGGGCAGGTGAGGcaacaataaataaaattatTATCGTTGATAAAATCGGAATATTGTAGACACTAGGGGTTTGAAATTGCTACTGGATGTGACGTACTATTAAGATAGCATACCTTAATTTTCACGGAAAGGTTGAGAGCGACGAGTCCAGCGAAGAGTACCCGGCAGGGGAAGTGTGTGGCACGCATGGCGCCCCGCTGCTGCTGTGGTGCCGCCAGTGCCGGCAGGTGCTGTGCGCTAAATGTCTCTCCCAGCAGCAGCACGCCGGACACACCCTGCACGAGTTGCAGGCTGTTCTGGCGGAAAAGAAGAGTCACatagaggaggaggcgaggcacaGGCTGCGGGACCTGGAGAAGGAGAGGCAAAAGTTGACGAGAGAGGTGGAGTCCGTCGTGTCCACGCTGTCAAGGATCTACAAGAAGAGCGAGGCGTTGGGGCGGCAGATGCAGAGGGTCGAGAACATCCGGAAAGTCACGACGGACACGGACAACCTGCAGACGGTGGCGAACTTGGAACTCGCACTCCACAGACTCCCAAAGCCCGGCAGCTTACCTCAAGAGCCGACGCTGGAAGACAAGTACAATAACTTTATCGCGGAGGACGAGGGGTCGAAGACGAACGACAACGAGGGGGGCCTCAAGACGTGGCCTCTGATCATGGACGTGGCTGGCGGCGGGAGGCACTGGCCCATCATCCCCTGGCAACACTTCACGGCccaagtacgtgtgtgtgtgtgtgtgtgtgtgtgtgtgtgtgtgtgtgtttgtgtgtgtgtgtgaacggaatGCCAAGCTTGTGACAATATTTCTTCGAGGTGTTTAACTAACATGCTGAATGGTACACAAAACGTTTCAGTAATGTAGAATTAAGCAAGAGGTGGGTGGGTGACGGGAGACAGCAAGGGTCGGCGGATCTACATCGTCAGACAAATGGCAGGAGGTGTTCGTCCTCAGGAAAGTTAAGGAGTGTGTGATGATCATAACCGTTTTAATACACGAAGCAACACTCGCATGTAGCCCAGAAGGAATTATATGTTGAAGCCTATTCGTTCATATACTTGTGGGAATCATTTTGTTATGTTCTCAACTGCCAAGTCCTCCGGTGGCAGATCACGTCACAGGCACTCCCACCTTCCCCGGTTCGAGGAGTGCCACTGAGATCAAGATTCAAGGTTCCCCAAAAGACAGAATGAAGACTGCTATAAGAAATCCCTTCGTAGCTCTGCTTGTCGGGAGCCTCCACCAAGCCTTAGGGCCGACAAAACTTAATCCCGTTTTGCTTTTATTTCGCCTACCCCTTTGTGTGCCGCTCATTTACTTGTCAGTATATAACATTCATACATGCAGGCCACACTCTACCCACCTCAGCACCCATCATCAtgctcatgccctctctctcccttcacgcaGGTCCCGGCCCTGCAACTCCTGGTCCCGTCGCCCGCTCCCGAGGTGTTCCTGCAGCTGGAGGTGGCTGGCGTCGTCCTGGGCCGCGTCCACATACGTCTCTGGGGTCATCTACGGCGCGCCCACCACTTCCTGGCACTCTGTCTGGGTACATTCGGCCCCTCTTACAAGGGTGCCAAGTTCCGCACTGTCGAACGCAGGGGCGAACCCGGCGAGAGTCTGCGTGGCGGTGATTACCCAGCGACGGACGGCAGCGGCACCATGTGTCGGGGCGTGATGGCAGAGCTGGAGTGGGGAGGCCAGCACGCCGGCCCCGTCAGGAAGGGTGTGGTGGGAGGTGGGGGCGGGGGGTGCCACGAGTCTGACGCCCTCTTCAACATCTGCCTGCGGGACAAGCCTCACGGAAAGATGTCCTGTCCCTTCGGCGAGGTGGTGTCGGGTCTGAGCGTGGTGAGTTACGCGGCGTACCATCACCCGCTCACCGAGGTCACCATATCCGCCGCCGGCCTCGTCCTGCCACCCTACTGACGATGAGCTGCTTCTTCAACGCCTTGTCTCGCTGCCTCGTACATTCCCCGACACACACTTCCACGGTGCAACTACTCCGGAAATGTCCCTCGAGCTTACGTTTGCCATGTTATACtttaacactcacacacacacacacacacacacacacatacacacagtgctAAT is a genomic window of Eriocheir sinensis breed Jianghai 21 unplaced genomic scaffold, ASM2467909v1 Scaffold399, whole genome shotgun sequence containing:
- the LOC126992093 gene encoding uncharacterized protein LOC126992093 → MVNTKVQGHHRGHQGHHTLNKQLLCAVCCQAYNAGQRDPVELPRCGHTFCRLCLFHLQGRQQNFPCPLCRTQHCGPPVERMPVNFLAISLLETMGQVESDESSEEYPAGEVCGTHGAPLLLWCRQCRQVLCAKCLSQQQHAGHTLHELQAVLAEKKSHIEEEARHRLRDLEKERQKLTREVESVVSTLSRIYKKSEALGRQMQRVENIRKVTTDTDNLQTVANLELALHRLPKPGSLPQEPTLEDKYNNFIAEDEGSKTNDNEGGLKTWPLIMDVAGGGRHWPIIPWQHFTAQVPALQLLVPSPAPEVFLQLEVAGVVLGRVHIRLWGHLRRAHHFLALCLGTFGPSYKGAKFRTVERRGEPGESLRGGDYPATDGSGTMCRGVMAELEWGGQHAGPVRKGVVGGGGGGCHESDALFNICLRDKPHGKMSCPFGEVVSGLSVVSYAAYHHPLTEVTISAAGLVLPPY